In bacterium, a single window of DNA contains:
- the hpf gene encoding Ribosome hibernation promotion factor: MEVHVHSRQLTIRDNLREYAEEKLGKLQKVFPEILSAEIGFTRRSKNSGEDKYKVEVTLHCKSTIVRAEDDSTSPFAAIDFVSEKLERQLKRHKGRMYHNLSREAKRHTQTLRTGEYFAEEIPEGSVVPGAAEAALSASPEPVLVEDPEDIEEADGLPLIVRSKRFAMKPMSAPEAAMQMDLLGHDFYVFSNPESGAMNVVYRRRDGHFGLIEPEA, translated from the coding sequence ATGGAGGTCCATGTCCATTCCCGCCAGCTCACGATTCGCGACAATCTGCGCGAGTATGCCGAGGAGAAGCTCGGCAAGCTGCAAAAAGTGTTTCCAGAGATTCTGTCCGCCGAAATCGGTTTCACCCGGCGGTCCAAAAACAGTGGCGAAGACAAGTACAAGGTGGAAGTGACCCTCCACTGCAAGAGCACCATTGTCCGGGCCGAGGATGACTCCACCAGTCCCTTCGCCGCCATCGATTTCGTGTCTGAAAAACTGGAGCGTCAGCTCAAGCGGCATAAGGGACGGATGTATCACAACCTCTCCCGTGAGGCGAAGCGGCACACCCAGACCCTGCGGACTGGCGAGTACTTCGCCGAAGAAATCCCCGAAGGATCCGTGGTACCAGGCGCTGCTGAAGCCGCGCTGTCAGCCTCCCCGGAACCAGTGCTGGTGGAGGATCCGGAGGACATCGAAGAGGCCGATGGCCTGCCCCTGATCGTCCGCTCCAAGCGCTTCGCGATGAAGCCAATGTCTGCGCCGGAAGCGGCCATGCAGATGGACCTGCTGGGACATGACTTCTATGTCTTCTCCAATCCGGAGTCCGGAGCGATGAACGTGGTTTATCGACGCAGAGATGGGCACTTCGGACTGATCGAGCCGGAAGCCTGA
- the btuD_6 gene encoding Vitamin B12 import ATP-binding protein BtuD, with product MAVTAPQTAASPNGTTPPLVLRAEGLIKTYKRRRVVDEVQIEVPQGKIVGLLGPNGAGKTTSFYMMVGLVKPDRGKIYLGTRDISRMPIHLRSRLGIGYLAQEPSVFRKLTVEENVLLILELLGMPYKERMARTDSLLEELDLARLRHNVAATLSGGERRRCEIARALAGSPKFLLLDEPFTGVDPIAIQDIQTIIIELKRKGLGILITDHSARDILAVGDVVYIMHKGRILQSGTAKEIAESDIAKRYYLGERFKADESLFAILEEETHREEEIRKELEQHDHSSVLHAESDSDDESESGAAAGEATSEQ from the coding sequence ATGGCTGTCACCGCTCCCCAGACTGCTGCTTCCCCGAATGGCACCACGCCCCCGCTGGTGTTGCGCGCCGAGGGGCTCATCAAGACGTACAAGCGGCGACGTGTGGTAGATGAAGTTCAGATTGAAGTCCCACAGGGGAAAATCGTCGGTCTCCTGGGACCAAACGGAGCCGGCAAAACCACCAGCTTCTACATGATGGTCGGGCTTGTAAAACCCGACCGGGGCAAGATCTATCTTGGGACCCGCGACATTTCCCGGATGCCGATCCACCTCAGAAGTCGCCTGGGCATTGGCTACCTCGCCCAAGAGCCTTCGGTTTTTCGCAAGTTGACGGTAGAAGAGAACGTTCTGCTGATTCTCGAGCTGCTGGGGATGCCCTACAAGGAGCGGATGGCCCGCACCGACAGCCTTCTGGAGGAACTCGACTTGGCGCGATTGCGACATAATGTCGCTGCGACCCTTTCTGGCGGGGAACGACGCCGGTGTGAAATCGCGCGAGCGCTCGCTGGAAGTCCAAAGTTTCTCCTTTTAGATGAACCATTTACTGGGGTCGACCCCATCGCCATTCAGGACATCCAAACGATTATTATCGAACTTAAGCGCAAAGGCTTGGGCATATTAATCACGGACCACTCCGCCCGCGACATCCTGGCGGTTGGCGACGTCGTCTACATCATGCACAAGGGGCGGATCCTCCAGTCCGGGACCGCTAAAGAGATCGCAGAGAGCGATATCGCCAAGCGCTACTACTTAGGCGAGCGCTTCAAGGCCGATGAGAGTCTGTTTGCCATCCTTGAGGAAGAGACCCATCGCGAAGAGGAGATTCGGAAAGAGCTTGAGCAGCATGACCATTCAAGTGTCCTGCACGCCGAATCAGACAGTGATGATGAGTCGGAGTCCGGGGCGGCTGCTGGAGAAGCGACGTCGGAGCAGTAG
- the deoB gene encoding Phosphopentomutase, translated as MLLIIDGWGIGEAPDAAEYHDEGSATMQNLAAWAGGLTLPTFQRLGLGNIAPIQGIDPMAQPLASYGRMREISKGKDSTTGHWELLGLTLEVPFPTYPGGFPPAVIEAFSERIGRPVLANKPASGTAVIDEYGPEHLRSGAPIVYTSADSVFQLAAHTDVVPLETIYAWCEEARDLLQGEHGVSRVIARPFVGPPGAFRRTYDRKDFSLPPTGPTFLDTLMESGYDVVTVGKVDYLFNGQGVTEAVHTEGNTDGMRAIETRFRQGFNGLMFCNLIDTDQNYGHRNDCAGYQRALEEIDAWLATFLPELGAEIPLLIASDHGNDPTTPSTDHSREYVPLLAYSPRWFHGTDLGTRESFRDVAATLAEYFGFDPAVWGTSVLGQ; from the coding sequence ATGCTCCTCATCATCGATGGCTGGGGGATCGGGGAAGCGCCCGATGCGGCCGAGTACCACGATGAGGGGTCGGCCACGATGCAGAATCTGGCGGCCTGGGCCGGCGGACTGACCCTCCCCACGTTCCAGCGGCTGGGACTGGGGAACATTGCACCGATCCAGGGGATCGACCCCATGGCGCAGCCGCTGGCCTCTTATGGCCGGATGCGGGAGATTTCGAAGGGGAAGGACTCGACGACCGGTCACTGGGAGCTGCTCGGCCTCACGCTGGAGGTGCCGTTCCCGACATATCCCGGGGGCTTTCCGCCGGCGGTCATCGAGGCGTTCAGCGAGCGGATCGGGCGGCCCGTCCTGGCGAATAAGCCCGCGTCGGGGACGGCCGTGATCGACGAGTACGGTCCGGAACATCTCCGCAGCGGGGCTCCGATTGTCTACACGTCGGCGGACTCGGTATTTCAGCTTGCGGCTCATACTGATGTCGTCCCCCTCGAGACCATCTATGCCTGGTGTGAAGAAGCGCGGGACCTGTTGCAGGGGGAGCATGGTGTCTCCCGGGTCATCGCCCGCCCGTTTGTGGGACCTCCCGGAGCATTCCGCCGCACCTACGACCGCAAGGATTTCTCGCTGCCGCCGACGGGTCCGACCTTTCTCGACACGCTGATGGAGTCGGGGTATGACGTGGTGACGGTGGGCAAAGTGGACTACCTGTTCAATGGCCAGGGTGTCACCGAAGCCGTGCATACCGAGGGGAACACCGACGGGATGCGGGCGATCGAGACCCGCTTCCGGCAGGGCTTCAATGGTCTGATGTTCTGCAATCTCATCGACACGGACCAGAACTACGGTCATCGCAACGACTGCGCCGGCTATCAGCGTGCCCTGGAAGAAATCGACGCGTGGCTGGCCACCTTCTTGCCGGAGCTGGGGGCAGAGATTCCGCTGCTGATCGCTTCGGATCATGGGAATGACCCCACGACCCCATCGACCGATCACTCCCGGGAGTATGTGCCCCTCCTCGCCTACTCCCCCCGCTGGTTTCACGGCACGGACCTCGGGACCCGGGAATCGTTCCGCGATGTCGCGGCAACGCTGGCGGAGTACTTCGGTTTCGACCCCGCGGTGTGGGGTACGAGTGTGCTCGGCCAGTGA
- the lptA gene encoding Lipopolysaccharide export system protein LptA: protein MFGWGTTVSGQPLPRDPFTFKAEQVSLQETERDVVLQASGSIAFQQGARRVTASSATLRLVPQSAQPTQRRWTPAELTAEGRVTLTEPGNGNGSAGRASYVFSTDVLRLSGGVRWIQGGEVFSGQSAEVSRGGALVTATGQVEATLSAVKGLEQRSAAPVQVRAASATWDGTRQEIQATGAPVVLTQSGLRLEAPTLRWQTQGGALAALEAGEEITVTGDLEGNGQQATLTAKRATYDYATKKLLFTGPISLSRQGGTSRATSAEWRLEPPRQLRLYGLSVSASLEEPAPPPAQ, encoded by the coding sequence GTGTTCGGCTGGGGGACCACCGTGTCGGGGCAGCCGCTGCCCCGGGATCCCTTCACTTTTAAGGCGGAGCAGGTCAGTCTGCAGGAGACCGAGAGAGATGTGGTGCTGCAGGCAAGCGGCAGCATTGCCTTTCAGCAGGGCGCCCGACGAGTCACGGCGTCTTCAGCGACATTGCGCCTGGTGCCGCAGAGTGCACAGCCCACACAACGTCGCTGGACACCGGCGGAACTCACTGCTGAAGGTCGGGTAACCCTCACGGAGCCCGGAAACGGCAATGGAAGTGCCGGACGGGCGTCATATGTGTTTTCAACGGATGTTCTGCGCCTGTCCGGTGGAGTCCGCTGGATTCAGGGTGGCGAAGTCTTTAGCGGACAGTCGGCGGAAGTGAGTCGTGGAGGTGCGCTGGTCACCGCCACCGGCCAGGTGGAGGCAACACTCTCCGCAGTGAAAGGACTGGAGCAGCGCTCCGCCGCTCCAGTGCAGGTCCGGGCCGCGAGTGCCACCTGGGATGGGACTCGTCAGGAGATCCAGGCGACCGGGGCCCCGGTGGTGCTGACGCAGTCGGGACTCCGCCTGGAAGCACCGACACTTCGCTGGCAGACACAGGGCGGAGCACTCGCGGCGCTCGAAGCGGGTGAAGAGATCACGGTAACTGGCGACCTCGAAGGGAATGGGCAGCAGGCGACGCTTACGGCGAAACGTGCGACTTATGACTACGCAACAAAGAAGCTGCTGTTCACCGGTCCCATTAGTCTGTCGCGACAGGGGGGAACGAGTCGTGCGACAAGTGCTGAATGGCGTCTGGAGCCACCACGACAGTTACGTCTGTATGGCCTGAGTGTCTCGGCCAGCCTGGAAGAGCCTGCACCGCCACCAGCGCAGTAG
- the lon gene encoding Lon protease, producing the protein MAAPSLLPLFALPGTVFYPHGYLPLHVFEPRYRQLVRDAAAASGQIGIIAYDLSQGDDYDEADRLHPIGTLGIIEHLQPQGDGRFNIMLRGVRRFALESLEGGKPYRLGRVHWLDDRAGVSSVEALRQLPVLHESFTYLDPDYDELYQAVMNNHTPDEAYVVLCNSLLGLLDLNYPLNQELLELDSAVARLRHIGSQLPHHLLLARLVKALRQSRARLEAQDPALN; encoded by the coding sequence ATGGCAGCCCCGTCGCTCCTCCCATTGTTTGCCCTGCCGGGCACGGTGTTTTATCCCCATGGGTACCTGCCACTGCATGTCTTCGAGCCTCGCTATCGTCAGCTCGTCCGTGATGCCGCGGCGGCATCCGGGCAAATCGGCATCATCGCCTATGACCTGTCACAGGGAGATGACTACGACGAAGCGGACCGGCTGCATCCCATCGGCACGCTGGGGATCATCGAGCATCTGCAGCCACAGGGCGATGGTCGCTTCAACATCATGCTGCGGGGGGTCCGGCGTTTCGCCCTGGAGTCGCTGGAGGGGGGCAAGCCCTACCGCCTCGGACGGGTCCACTGGCTGGATGACCGCGCCGGGGTATCGTCGGTCGAAGCCCTGCGGCAACTGCCGGTCCTGCACGAAAGCTTCACGTACCTGGATCCCGACTACGACGAGCTCTATCAGGCGGTGATGAACAACCACACGCCGGATGAGGCCTATGTCGTGCTCTGTAACTCGCTGTTGGGGTTACTCGACCTCAACTACCCGCTGAATCAGGAATTGCTGGAACTGGACTCCGCGGTGGCGCGGCTGCGGCACATCGGGTCGCAGCTGCCGCACCACCTGTTGCTCGCTCGTCTCGTCAAAGCACTGCGGCAGTCCCGGGCGCGTCTGGAAGCCCAGGACCCCGCGCTGAACTAG
- the phoP gene encoding Alkaline phosphatase synthesis transcriptional regulatory protein PhoP: MAPTIAIIDDDQDIVALLTYNLQKEGYTTVSATDGDAGLRMLHTERPDVLILDWMLPRTDGIQILKAMREIPKLQKTPVLMLTAKDAELDTVLALEVGADDYMSKPFRIHELVARVRALLRRQQRAEPPPRKTYVLNQLRIDFDRRTVMLGDADLLLTHKEFELLAYLVARPERALSRDNLLEHVWDLSYTGGTRTVDVHVQRLRKKLGAAAVHVVTVKNIGYMWVPDAASDAAEGTPERTAG; this comes from the coding sequence ATGGCACCAACCATCGCGATCATCGATGACGATCAGGACATCGTGGCACTGCTGACCTACAACCTGCAAAAGGAAGGCTACACGACCGTCAGTGCCACCGATGGCGACGCCGGCTTGCGGATGCTCCATACCGAGCGGCCGGATGTGCTGATCCTCGACTGGATGCTCCCCCGGACCGATGGCATCCAGATCCTGAAGGCGATGCGGGAAATCCCCAAGCTGCAGAAAACGCCGGTGCTGATGCTGACCGCCAAGGATGCGGAGCTCGATACTGTCCTGGCGCTGGAAGTCGGGGCGGATGACTATATGTCCAAGCCGTTCCGGATTCACGAACTGGTGGCCCGGGTTCGGGCACTCCTCCGTCGGCAACAACGGGCGGAACCTCCGCCCCGGAAGACCTATGTGCTGAATCAGTTGCGGATCGACTTTGATCGCCGGACGGTGATGCTGGGCGACGCAGACCTGTTGCTGACCCACAAGGAGTTCGAGCTCCTGGCATATCTGGTGGCGCGTCCGGAACGGGCGTTGTCGCGGGATAATCTGCTGGAGCATGTCTGGGACCTGTCGTACACCGGCGGGACCCGGACTGTGGATGTCCATGTGCAGCGCCTGCGGAAGAAACTCGGAGCGGCAGCGGTGCATGTGGTGACGGTCAAGAACATTGGCTACATGTGGGTTCCTGACGCCGCATCCGACGCTGCCGAGGGGACTCCGGAGAGGACGGCGGGATGA
- the sasA_4 gene encoding Adaptive-response sensory-kinase SasA, translating into MTPWVVAGICLMAAAVLASLWWRSRAEAEAFAARLFSLSPDPPATPDACKALAQKQQETLMALRGQLAHLEQEEGLFEALFNLLDAPVIVVDAEGCLVQWNAAAGALLHGAVSTRRGVRLRDVVSSFALIDAVTETLRTGEPQEAEGEVGPGRQQVFAIQVLPLTRAEETQALILLTDRSSTAAFRELRREFVTNVTHELKTPLTNIVGATETLLSGAMEDPDFRGRFLEIIQRNADQLRALIEDLLLIARSEEEAAPIFEAEECDYRSVREMVLNDLASAAEAADVSLRAQPLSGSVPLPFAAADCYTILKNLTENAIRYNKRGGIVEYSERLLDDALEVSIRDTGIGLAPADQARVWERFYRADKQRSREQGGTGLGLAIVKNLVERHGGQVDVMSKPGLGSTFVITLPRVSTSGIVLTPAAE; encoded by the coding sequence ATGACCCCCTGGGTCGTCGCTGGCATCTGCCTGATGGCTGCGGCAGTGCTGGCGAGTCTGTGGTGGCGGTCGCGGGCGGAGGCGGAAGCCTTCGCAGCGCGGCTGTTCAGTCTCTCGCCCGATCCTCCCGCTACACCCGACGCCTGCAAAGCCCTGGCCCAAAAGCAGCAGGAGACCCTGATGGCTTTGCGAGGGCAGCTCGCGCATCTGGAGCAGGAAGAGGGATTGTTCGAGGCGCTCTTCAACCTGCTGGATGCCCCCGTGATCGTGGTGGATGCTGAAGGATGCCTGGTGCAATGGAACGCCGCCGCTGGCGCCTTGCTGCATGGGGCAGTCAGCACCCGTCGCGGAGTCCGGCTGCGTGATGTCGTGTCGAGCTTCGCACTCATCGACGCCGTGACTGAAACGTTGCGGACCGGAGAGCCGCAGGAGGCCGAAGGGGAAGTCGGTCCGGGACGGCAACAGGTATTCGCCATTCAGGTCCTGCCCCTTACCCGGGCTGAAGAGACTCAGGCGCTGATTTTGCTGACTGATCGCTCATCGACTGCGGCATTCCGGGAACTGCGTCGGGAGTTCGTTACGAATGTCACGCACGAACTGAAGACCCCGCTGACGAACATTGTCGGTGCCACAGAAACGCTGTTAAGCGGCGCGATGGAAGACCCCGATTTCCGTGGGCGCTTCCTGGAGATCATTCAGCGCAATGCGGACCAGCTCCGGGCGCTTATCGAAGATCTGCTGCTCATTGCCCGGTCCGAAGAAGAGGCGGCTCCGATTTTCGAGGCGGAGGAATGCGATTACCGGTCAGTCCGGGAGATGGTGCTCAACGATCTGGCATCGGCGGCAGAAGCGGCGGATGTCTCCCTGCGGGCGCAACCGCTGTCCGGCAGCGTGCCACTTCCCTTTGCGGCGGCGGACTGCTACACGATTCTGAAGAACCTCACCGAAAACGCCATTCGATACAACAAGCGGGGCGGCATCGTGGAATACAGCGAGCGGCTGCTGGACGATGCGCTGGAGGTGTCGATTCGGGACACGGGTATCGGCCTGGCGCCTGCGGATCAGGCCCGGGTCTGGGAGCGGTTTTACCGGGCCGACAAACAACGGTCGCGGGAGCAGGGCGGGACCGGGCTCGGTTTGGCGATCGTGAAAAATCTGGTGGAACGTCATGGGGGCCAGGTGGATGTCATGAGCAAGCCGGGGCTGGGGTCGACTTTTGTCATCACTCTTCCCCGGGTCAGTACTTCTGGGATTGTCCTGACGCCTGCCGCGGAATAG
- the pstS gene encoding Phosphate-binding protein PstS: MRKQVTLLLVALATLGLTAMAAAADQITVKGSDTMVLIAQRWAEAYMKSNPGTTIQVTGGGSGTGISAIIEGTCNIANSSRPIKASELAKGKDSGKNIIEHKVALDALVVVVHPSNTVKELSVAQLKAIFTGAVTNWNQVGGSDGPIVIYSRESNSGTYGFFKEHILSNADFTPTALYMPGTAAIKSGVSKDPKAIGYGGAAYFAGKGGTKIIPVKQTKDSPAINPIKADGHVDEEKIRTLEYPIARYLYCYTVGQPSGALKKYLDWMVGAEGQKFVRAEGYVPLIDVK, from the coding sequence ATGCGGAAACAGGTAACTCTCCTGCTGGTGGCCCTCGCCACCCTGGGGTTGACAGCGATGGCGGCTGCCGCCGACCAGATCACCGTGAAGGGATCGGACACCATGGTCCTCATCGCCCAGCGCTGGGCGGAGGCGTACATGAAGTCCAATCCCGGCACCACCATTCAGGTCACAGGCGGCGGTTCCGGCACCGGGATCTCCGCCATCATCGAGGGGACCTGCAACATCGCGAATTCCTCCCGCCCCATCAAGGCGTCGGAACTCGCCAAGGGCAAGGACAGCGGCAAGAACATCATCGAGCACAAGGTTGCCCTGGACGCCCTCGTGGTCGTGGTGCATCCGAGCAATACCGTCAAAGAACTGTCGGTGGCTCAGCTCAAGGCCATCTTCACTGGTGCCGTCACCAACTGGAATCAGGTGGGGGGCAGTGACGGTCCTATCGTGATCTACTCCCGTGAGTCCAACTCCGGCACCTACGGCTTCTTCAAGGAGCACATCCTCAGCAACGCTGACTTCACTCCCACGGCCCTCTACATGCCCGGAACTGCGGCCATCAAAAGTGGCGTGTCCAAGGACCCCAAGGCCATCGGGTATGGCGGTGCAGCCTACTTCGCTGGCAAGGGGGGGACCAAGATTATCCCTGTCAAGCAGACCAAAGACAGCCCGGCGATCAATCCGATCAAGGCCGATGGCCATGTCGATGAGGAAAAGATCCGCACCCTGGAGTACCCCATCGCCCGATACCTCTACTGCTACACGGTCGGGCAGCCCTCCGGAGCCCTGAAAAAGTACCTCGACTGGATGGTCGGGGCTGAGGGGCAGAAGTTCGTCAGGGCGGAGGGCTATGTCCCGCTCATTGACGTCAAGTAG
- the pstB3 gene encoding Phosphate import ATP-binding protein PstB 3 → MTDKDTATMPESLFHSPEGAIATLEPNFEPGNNPAGGGSLISVRSSERAREEAPISIRTSDLCFYYGSYLALKQINMEIQDKRVTSFIGPSGCGKSTFLRIFNRMNDLIDGTRVAGKVTIDDEDIYHPGVDVVELRRKVGMVFQKPNPFPKSIYENVAYGLRISGVTSKSEIDARVEASLKGAALWEEVSGRLRDNAMALSGGQQQRLVIARAIATRPEIILMDEPASALDPISTSRLEDLINELASEYTIIIVTHNMQQAARISDYVAFFLLGELVEFGDVNTMFTNPKDPRTNDYITGRFG, encoded by the coding sequence ATGACCGACAAGGACACTGCCACCATGCCTGAGAGCCTGTTCCATAGCCCCGAAGGGGCCATCGCGACACTGGAACCGAACTTCGAGCCCGGGAACAATCCTGCCGGAGGGGGGTCGCTGATCTCGGTCCGCTCGAGTGAGCGAGCCCGGGAAGAAGCGCCGATTTCGATCCGGACAAGCGATCTCTGTTTCTACTACGGCTCCTACCTGGCGCTAAAGCAGATCAACATGGAGATCCAGGACAAGCGGGTCACGAGCTTCATCGGCCCCTCGGGCTGTGGCAAGTCGACCTTCCTGCGCATCTTCAACCGGATGAATGACCTGATCGACGGGACCCGGGTGGCCGGGAAAGTCACCATCGATGACGAGGACATCTATCACCCCGGTGTGGATGTCGTAGAACTGCGGCGCAAGGTGGGGATGGTCTTTCAGAAGCCGAATCCCTTCCCCAAGAGCATCTACGAGAATGTCGCCTATGGCCTCCGCATCAGTGGCGTCACGAGCAAGAGTGAGATCGATGCCCGGGTGGAGGCCTCACTGAAGGGGGCCGCGCTCTGGGAGGAAGTCTCAGGCCGGCTGCGCGACAACGCCATGGCGCTCTCTGGCGGTCAGCAACAGCGCCTGGTGATCGCCCGGGCCATCGCGACCCGTCCGGAAATCATCCTGATGGACGAGCCGGCCTCGGCGCTGGATCCCATCTCGACCTCGCGGCTGGAAGACCTCATCAACGAGCTGGCGAGCGAGTACACCATCATCATCGTGACCCACAATATGCAGCAGGCCGCCCGGATTTCCGATTATGTGGCCTTCTTCCTGCTAGGTGAACTGGTCGAGTTCGGGGATGTGAACACCATGTTCACCAATCCCAAGGACCCCCGAACCAACGACTACATCACGGGCCGCTTCGGCTAG
- the phoU gene encoding Phosphate-specific transport system accessory protein PhoU: MAARELRSEFHLKLGQLDADVIRMGLLTAEQMERACSALFEGRPDAADQVIANDARLDRMETELEIRCVQLFALQAPVASDLRLISSIFKITGDLERIGDHAVKIAHISKDLKRLGHPAPLTEMQFFADLVIALLRDTLRAYENRDVAFCRELRARDRIINQHCRTLDDLIVQRMEEQPKDIDYYSLLHFIPGRLERAADHCQNIGERVVYMVTGQYLLHENSES, translated from the coding sequence ATGGCGGCCCGGGAACTACGGTCCGAATTTCACCTGAAGCTCGGTCAGCTCGATGCGGATGTCATCCGCATGGGGCTCCTCACCGCTGAGCAGATGGAACGCGCCTGCAGCGCTCTCTTTGAGGGGCGTCCGGATGCCGCCGACCAGGTCATCGCCAACGATGCCCGTCTCGACCGTATGGAGACCGAACTCGAGATCCGGTGCGTGCAGCTCTTCGCCCTTCAGGCACCGGTGGCTTCCGACCTGCGGCTGATTTCGTCGATCTTCAAAATTACCGGCGACCTGGAGCGGATCGGCGACCACGCGGTGAAGATCGCGCATATTTCCAAAGACCTCAAGAGACTGGGGCATCCTGCCCCCCTGACCGAAATGCAGTTTTTCGCCGACCTGGTGATCGCCCTGCTGCGGGACACCCTCCGTGCGTATGAGAACCGGGATGTCGCCTTTTGTCGCGAACTGCGGGCCCGGGACCGGATCATCAATCAGCATTGCCGCACCCTGGATGACCTGATTGTCCAGCGGATGGAAGAGCAGCCGAAGGACATCGACTACTACTCCCTTCTCCACTTCATCCCCGGACGGCTCGAACGGGCGGCGGATCACTGCCAGAACATCGGCGAGCGCGTGGTCTACATGGTCACCGGGCAGTACCTGCTCCACGAGAACTCCGAGAGCTAA